One region of bacterium genomic DNA includes:
- a CDS encoding Gfo/Idh/MocA family oxidoreductase: MRTIKAGIIGTGFIGPAHIEAARRLGFVEVVALAEADLETAERKAKQLGVPRYYGDYREMLEKEKELEVIHNCTPNYLHYAISKDCLLAGKHLISEKPLAMNSQESKELVLLAQEKGLVNAVDFNYRHYPLVQQAKAMVEKGEVGRIYGVFGTYEQDWLYLDTDYNWRIEPELGGESRAVADIGTHWCDTAQFITGLKIKEVFADMEIIHKTRKKPKRPIETYAGKELTPEDYEEVPVSTEDYASVLLRFEGGAVGVFTVCQVFAGRKNRLYIEITGSKCALVWDQEDPERLWIGRREAPNQVLMRDPSLLHKEAKDYCHYPGGHPEGYPDGLKNFLRNVYRYIAEGKDPRKDPCDFPTFKDGHYEILMVEAVLKSAREKRWVEINYDL; encoded by the coding sequence ATGAGGACTATTAAAGCCGGAATAATCGGCACGGGTTTCATCGGACCGGCTCATATAGAAGCTGCGCGGCGATTAGGGTTTGTTGAAGTAGTTGCCTTGGCGGAAGCGGACTTAGAAACAGCGGAAAGGAAAGCCAAACAATTAGGTGTTCCTCGCTATTATGGGGATTATCGGGAAATGCTCGAGAAAGAGAAGGAATTGGAAGTAATTCATAACTGCACGCCCAATTATTTGCATTACGCGATAAGCAAGGATTGCCTTCTAGCGGGTAAGCATTTAATCTCAGAAAAGCCCTTGGCGATGAATTCTCAAGAATCAAAGGAGCTCGTCCTTCTCGCTCAGGAGAAGGGATTAGTCAATGCAGTTGACTTCAACTATCGTCATTATCCCCTCGTTCAGCAGGCAAAAGCGATGGTGGAGAAAGGGGAAGTGGGGAGGATTTACGGAGTTTTCGGTACCTATGAACAGGATTGGCTTTACCTTGATACGGATTATAACTGGCGAATAGAACCGGAGCTTGGAGGAGAATCAAGGGCGGTTGCGGACATCGGCACCCACTGGTGCGATACCGCCCAGTTCATCACGGGATTAAAGATAAAGGAAGTCTTCGCCGATATGGAGATTATCCACAAGACCAGGAAGAAGCCGAAAAGACCGATAGAGACATATGCGGGAAAGGAACTAACCCCAGAGGATTATGAAGAGGTTCCCGTTTCAACTGAGGATTACGCCAGCGTTCTCCTCCGCTTTGAGGGAGGAGCAGTGGGGGTCTTCACTGTCTGCCAGGTTTTCGCTGGTAGAAAGAACAGACTTTATATAGAGATAACGGGTTCAAAATGCGCCCTCGTCTGGGACCAAGAGGACCCGGAAAGGCTTTGGATTGGTAGAAGAGAAGCGCCTAATCAGGTCCTAATGCGGGACCCTTCCCTTCTCCATAAGGAAGCGAAGGATTACTGTCACTATCCAGGTGGTCATCCTGAGGGCTATCCCGATGGATTGAAGAACTTCCTCCGCAATGTTTATAGATACATAGCTGAGGGGAAGGACCCAAGGAAGGACCCCTGCGATTTCCCCACTTTCAAGGATGGTCATTACGAGATTTTGATGGTGGAGGCGGTTCTGAAAAGCGCCAGAGAGAAAAGATGGGTTGAGATAAATTACGACCTTTAG